From one Gracilibacillus salinarum genomic stretch:
- a CDS encoding VLRF1 family aeRF1-type release factor, producing the protein MDINKEIKKLENIYLEKPHRVFTMYLNTDPSDPDQQGGEWKIHLKNGLNSFENYLQEDGDSDEKRNYWAVKEKVERFMHDNEQDLAKSVVIIATGDESVWFAQKFQMPVKTEFSWEEQPKLDQLKEMYNQFPETGTILTQMQSIKILDTELGTLKDTKLYELDLDTEDWREHTGPHAAGASMGSGGKNNQQEQFESRFEANRYRWYKSIGSTLDKVAKNRNWQNIFIVGKKEEADDLIENMSKEVTDVVPKNLLEHEEMKVINEVVL; encoded by the coding sequence ATGGACATCAATAAAGAGATCAAAAAATTAGAAAATATTTATTTAGAAAAACCACACCGTGTATTTACGATGTATTTAAATACAGATCCTTCCGACCCTGATCAGCAAGGTGGCGAATGGAAGATACATTTAAAAAATGGCTTAAATAGTTTTGAGAATTATTTACAAGAAGATGGCGATTCTGATGAGAAAAGAAATTATTGGGCAGTGAAGGAAAAAGTAGAACGATTCATGCATGATAATGAACAGGATTTGGCCAAAAGTGTAGTAATTATCGCTACTGGAGATGAATCAGTCTGGTTCGCTCAGAAATTCCAAATGCCAGTAAAAACAGAGTTCAGCTGGGAAGAACAGCCGAAATTAGATCAATTAAAAGAAATGTATAACCAGTTCCCTGAAACTGGCACTATCTTAACACAAATGCAGTCTATAAAAATCCTAGATACAGAACTAGGTACATTAAAGGATACGAAGTTATATGAACTAGATTTAGATACTGAAGATTGGCGAGAACATACCGGACCACATGCCGCAGGTGCATCCATGGGGTCGGGTGGTAAGAATAACCAGCAGGAACAATTCGAATCACGCTTTGAAGCCAACCGATATCGCTGGTATAAGAGCATTGGTTCAACACTGGACAAGGTAGCCAAAAATCGCAACTGGCAAAATATCTTTATCGTTGGTAAAAAAGAAGAAGCTGATGATCTAATTGAGAATATGAGCAAAGAAGTTACGGATGTTGTGCCGAAAAACTTGTTAGAACACGAAGAAATGAAAGTTATTAATGAAGTGGTATTATAA
- a CDS encoding S8 family peptidase, with protein MDIARITPFRVKTKLDRIDRIPEGIKMIHAPAKWKKGYKGKGIVTAVIDTGCHTSHPDLSGRIIGVRNFTKDGDNRDVSDYMGHGTHVAGTVAANFNKIGVVGVAPLSRLLILKAFDNNGNGRLDDMVNAIEYAIHWRGPRNEKVRIISLSSGTTVKDARLYLSIRRAVANNIMVICAAGNEGDGYVRTDEKVYPGYYSEVVQVGAVDCNANMAGFTNTNDQIDLVAPGVDIVSTYLDDKYAALSGTSMASPHVAGAAALLIEQMENEFGRALSEPEIYAQLVKSTMSLRYSKRVEGNGLIMLDVEQEDYYPH; from the coding sequence ATGGATATTGCGAGAATCACCCCATTCCGAGTAAAAACCAAATTGGACCGGATTGACAGAATTCCAGAGGGAATAAAAATGATCCATGCACCCGCTAAATGGAAGAAGGGGTATAAAGGGAAAGGAATTGTAACAGCTGTTATTGACACAGGATGCCATACATCGCATCCGGATTTAAGTGGCAGAATTATTGGAGTACGGAATTTTACAAAAGATGGTGACAATCGTGATGTCAGCGATTATATGGGGCATGGCACACATGTTGCTGGTACGGTTGCTGCTAATTTTAATAAAATAGGTGTTGTCGGCGTGGCCCCGTTATCACGACTATTGATTCTTAAAGCGTTTGATAATAATGGGAATGGCAGGCTGGATGACATGGTCAATGCGATAGAATATGCGATTCATTGGCGTGGTCCGAGAAATGAAAAAGTTCGTATTATTTCTCTGTCATCGGGTACAACAGTCAAAGATGCTAGATTGTATCTTTCCATTCGAAGAGCAGTTGCTAATAATATTATGGTTATTTGTGCTGCAGGTAATGAGGGAGATGGTTACGTTAGAACCGATGAAAAAGTATATCCCGGTTATTATAGTGAAGTAGTGCAAGTAGGTGCGGTAGATTGTAATGCAAATATGGCAGGATTTACGAATACTAATGACCAAATAGATCTTGTTGCTCCTGGTGTAGATATTGTCTCGACGTATTTAGATGATAAATACGCAGCTCTATCTGGAACCTCAATGGCGTCCCCGCATGTAGCAGGTGCAGCTGCACTATTGATTGAACAGATGGAAAATGAATTTGGACGGGCGCTCTCAGAACCAGAAATATACGCACAATTAGTAAAATCGACGATGTCCCTGCGATACAGTAAAAGAGTGGAAGGTAATGGCCTTATTATGTTAGATGTAGAACAGGAAGATTATTATCCACATTAG
- a CDS encoding peptidase, giving the protein MKLSFDSKIVLHELHYRKEKKHFIVEKNSTGDFYEMPELCIEAIEKIKQHQSLKQIEEELSMAYPQEEVDMLSFVQQLIELELVKELDGEEVVQNETDQAVKGFTWLPSSFAKILFNKVTIPLLLLLFLTNLLLLITNHRLLPHYTDIFLFQSMISNMGLYMLISLVLIILHELGHILAIRSYDLPASVSIGHRMYILIVAETDLTAAWKLEAPQRYRLFLGGMFMDQLLLLTALLIKLTMPAGEVLFTGIISIVILDIFIKTIYQCSIYMKTDLYYVLETATGCYNLMENGKNDLAKWIPFLKNDSTTATFEGEDKIVRVYGIFSLIGVLCTFSLFVFYFIPQVSYMLKTTLPHLHEPVDNPYFWDAVAIVLQLLIMMSLLIFTIIKSKKSSSA; this is encoded by the coding sequence ATGAAACTATCATTTGATTCAAAAATAGTGTTGCATGAACTTCATTACCGTAAAGAGAAGAAACATTTTATCGTGGAGAAAAACAGTACAGGTGATTTTTATGAGATGCCTGAACTATGTATAGAAGCGATTGAAAAGATTAAGCAGCACCAATCACTTAAACAAATTGAAGAAGAACTGAGTATGGCATATCCCCAGGAAGAAGTAGACATGCTTTCCTTCGTACAACAGCTCATTGAACTAGAACTTGTGAAAGAGTTGGATGGCGAAGAAGTCGTTCAAAACGAAACGGACCAAGCGGTAAAAGGGTTTACCTGGTTGCCAAGTAGTTTTGCAAAAATACTCTTCAATAAAGTAACTATCCCATTACTCCTGCTATTATTTCTTACCAATTTATTATTACTTATAACGAATCACCGGTTATTGCCTCATTATACTGATATATTCTTGTTCCAATCGATGATATCAAATATGGGATTGTATATGCTTATTTCTCTTGTATTAATTATTTTGCATGAACTTGGTCATATTCTTGCTATTCGTTCTTATGACTTACCGGCAAGTGTGTCAATTGGGCATCGGATGTATATTCTGATCGTTGCTGAAACAGATTTAACGGCAGCCTGGAAACTAGAAGCACCGCAACGCTATCGATTATTTTTGGGTGGTATGTTTATGGATCAGTTGCTGTTACTGACAGCACTTCTTATTAAACTGACTATGCCTGCAGGGGAAGTACTTTTCACTGGCATTATTTCTATCGTTATATTAGATATCTTCATTAAAACAATATATCAATGTTCCATTTACATGAAGACGGATCTTTACTACGTTTTGGAAACTGCAACAGGTTGTTATAACTTAATGGAAAATGGAAAAAACGATTTAGCAAAATGGATTCCTTTTTTAAAGAATGATTCGACTACTGCTACTTTTGAAGGGGAAGACAAGATCGTAAGGGTCTATGGCATATTTTCTTTAATAGGTGTCTTATGTACCTTTAGTTTATTTGTTTTTTACTTTATACCTCAAGTAAGTTATATGTTGAAGACGACATTGCCACATTTACATGAACCAGTGGATAATCCTTACTTTTGGGATGCTGTTGCCATCGTTCTGCAGCTGTTAATAATGATGAGTTTATTAATTTTTACCATTATTAAATCAAAAAAATCATCTTCCGCTTAG
- a CDS encoding HD-GYP domain-containing protein codes for MRNIYRYANLLNEEKRTTVWFLWLFYIMYFGYEILNYYILTQFPWGTVLSEEKNSLELYLYIVILGILPVAFVLLKKNRPTQVKYIVFSVFTLTNLIFELAFYLSTGYTYASGNIAEIVIIIFSPIFVSKRFFYLVTFGTIAKFIIVGVVLQDLVVINPILLVGLFSIVAFIILVRFLGYVEAFRDTYDNQLEGIVKGVIATLELKDPYTRGHSERVAEYAYILVKAIKTNNNTELKHFYFACLLHDIGKIHIPDSILTKPDRLTKQEYDVIKEHPTVGAEAVKKVEGIGEYIEVIEQHHERWDGNGYPFGLKGENIDFLARVTSIADAFDAMTSSRSYRAAMPLEKAYQNIVEGSGTQFDPDLVEVFKRVYPDWVRYHTSYHESND; via the coding sequence ATGAGAAATATTTATAGGTACGCAAACCTACTCAATGAAGAGAAAAGGACTACAGTTTGGTTTTTGTGGTTATTTTATATCATGTATTTTGGATATGAGATTTTAAACTACTACATTTTAACACAATTTCCTTGGGGAACTGTACTGAGCGAGGAAAAAAATTCATTAGAACTATACCTTTATATTGTAATTTTAGGCATATTACCTGTTGCATTTGTTTTGTTGAAAAAGAATCGTCCTACTCAAGTAAAATATATTGTATTTAGTGTTTTTACATTAACAAATTTAATATTCGAACTTGCATTCTATCTTAGTACAGGTTATACATATGCAAGTGGGAATATAGCGGAAATAGTAATTATTATCTTTTCTCCTATCTTTGTAAGTAAACGATTCTTTTATTTGGTGACATTTGGAACGATAGCTAAATTTATAATAGTTGGAGTTGTTTTACAAGATTTAGTTGTTATAAATCCAATATTACTCGTTGGTCTGTTTTCTATAGTTGCATTCATTATATTAGTTAGATTTCTTGGCTATGTTGAGGCTTTCAGAGATACTTATGATAATCAACTAGAAGGAATTGTAAAAGGTGTAATAGCGACTCTGGAATTAAAAGATCCATACACTAGAGGGCATAGTGAAAGAGTAGCAGAGTACGCTTATATTTTAGTGAAAGCTATTAAGACGAATAATAATACTGAATTAAAGCATTTTTATTTCGCTTGTCTTCTACATGATATAGGAAAGATTCATATACCTGATTCTATATTGACAAAACCTGATAGATTGACCAAGCAAGAGTATGATGTTATTAAAGAACACCCTACTGTCGGAGCTGAAGCAGTTAAAAAAGTAGAAGGTATCGGGGAATATATTGAAGTAATAGAACAGCACCATGAGAGATGGGATGGAAATGGGTATCCATTTGGTTTGAAAGGTGAGAATATCGATTTTCTAGCAAGAGTAACATCAATTGCTGATGCCTTTGATGCAATGACTTCCTCTAGATCTTACCGAGCCGCTATGCCATTAGAAAAAGCGTATCAGAATATTGTTGAGGGTAGTGGAACTCAGTTTGACCCAGATTTAGTGGAGGTCTTTAAAAGGGTTTACCCAGACTGGGTTCGTTATCATACAAGTTATCATGAGTCAAACGATTAA
- a CDS encoding nucleoside deaminase, whose protein sequence is MKQEFMRRALEIAFASVEANKGGPFGAVVVKNNVIVGEGTNVVTSTKDPSAHAEISAIRDACKNLNDYQLTDCEIYTSCEPCPMCLGAIYWARPKVVYYYNTREEAAKIGFDDQYIYDQIALDIDSRNLDMRKIDVNSEKQPFELWDTKIDKIEY, encoded by the coding sequence ATGAAACAAGAATTTATGAGACGTGCCTTAGAAATTGCATTCGCAAGTGTAGAAGCCAATAAAGGAGGTCCCTTTGGAGCAGTTGTCGTCAAAAATAACGTAATCGTTGGAGAAGGTACGAATGTTGTTACATCTACGAAAGACCCATCAGCACATGCGGAGATTAGTGCGATTCGAGATGCATGTAAAAACCTAAACGATTATCAATTAACAGACTGTGAAATTTATACCAGCTGTGAACCTTGCCCGATGTGTTTAGGAGCCATTTATTGGGCTCGTCCTAAAGTAGTCTATTATTATAATACAAGAGAAGAAGCCGCCAAAATTGGTTTTGATGATCAATATATTTACGATCAAATAGCACTAGATATTGACAGTAGAAATTTGGACATGAGAAAAATAGATGTAAACAGTGAAAAGCAACCTTTCGAATTATGGGATACTAAAATAGACAAAATAGAATACTAG